A window of Saimiri boliviensis isolate mSaiBol1 chromosome 1, mSaiBol1.pri, whole genome shotgun sequence genomic DNA:
CTGCATACATATATTCAAAAGCTTTATAAAGTCCAATATATAGACATTTAATTTCCAACCAGCTACATATATGTAGATGTTTTCACACCAGTCTGTTATCAGATCTGagcttttatttatataaaaaaaaatctgtctactGGCAGTTTTCTCCACATacaacatacaaacacacacataattcATTACATTCCAAAGCTCTCTCTCTTTAAGAATCCTCTGATCCTGAATCAGAACAACACGTTAGCTAAAGCATTCTGAAAATTCCTTAACTTCAAGGTTCCTAGAGTTTATTTCGAGTGTGAATTCTCTGGTGTTTAGTAAGAGCTGAACTTCGGCTGAAGtttttcccacattccttacaagaatagggtttttctccagtatgaattctctgatgatCATGCAGGTTGGTTTTCTTTCGGAAAGCtctcccacattcattacattcataggGCTTCTCTCCGGTATGAGTTCTCTCATGCTGAATGAGGGATGAACTTTgactaaaggctttcccacagtcaatacattcatagggtttctctccagtgtgggtTCTCTCATGTTGAGTAAGTGATGAGCGTCGACTAAAGGCTTCTCCACACtcattacattcatagggtttctctccagtatgaattctgtGATGTTCTATGAAACTTGTACTCCTTTTGAAAGCTTTTCCACATACATTACACtgatagggtttctctccaggaTGAGAAATAGCTTGCTGATTAAAAACCTGGTCACAATCATAGGGATTCTCTCCAGTATGGATCCTCTGATGGTCAGTAAAGTCTGTAATGTGACTAAAGTCTTCCCCACAGTCATCACAATGGTAGGATTTCACTTCAGTAAGAGTGCTTTCATCTTGAGTGAGAGATGAGTTGTGCTTGAAATCTATGCTGTAGTTATTGCTTTGGTAAGGTTTGCCTCTCTTATGAATCCTCATATGTTTATAAAGGGATGGGCTCTGACCAAAAGCCCTCCCGCATATGCTACATTcaaaaggtttctctccagtatgagtcCTCTCATGTTGGACAAGGGAAGAACATCgactaaaggctttcccacattccttacactGGAAGGGCTTCTCTCCACTATGTGTGACCTCATGTTGAGTGAGGGATGTGCCATGCCTAAAGGACCTTCCACATAGATTACATcgatagggtttctctccagtgtgaattcgcTGGTGTTGAACAAGGGAGGAGCTGCGCTGGAAGGCTTTCCCACAGAGACTACACTGATAGGGTTTCTCTCCGGTATGAGCATTCTCATGCTGACCAAGAGATGAGCTATGCCTGAAGGCCTTTCCACACACATTGCATTCAAATGGCTTCTCCccagtgtgaattctctgatgttcAGTAAGCTGTGTCTTCCAGAGAAAGGTTTTCCCACAGTCAGTACATTCGTGGTGTTTCTTTCCAGGAAAAATTCCCTGATCTGTTCCATTAGGGAAAGCTCCCTCTCCTTTATGAGTTTTCTCATGTTTAGTAAGTGATGATCTATGAATAAAGGCTTTTCTACATTTATCACACTTATAGGGTTTCTTTTTTGCAGGAATATTATTCTGATTAAGTAAGTCTGCATTTTGTCCCAAATTGCTTCCAAGGGTCTCACATTCACTAGGCCTTATTCTTGCAGGAATGTTCAGTTGTGTAACCAAATTGGTGTTCAATCTAGAGTTTTCACCACATTTATTTTGCTCAAAACTTTCTTGTGGTGTGACTATTTTCTTCTGGGTGGATGCCTCTGATCCCAGATGTCTCTTCCAGTTTTCTTGTTGCCTGTCTAACTGGCTGCTAACATCCCAGGAGTCTTCTAATGCAGCACGTGAGAGATCATCTGTGCAGTGGGATACTTTGGATACATCCTGCTGCAGATGTGATGATTTGAATTCAGGCCTGGTCTTCCAGTCTGAAAGAAATCCAAAGCGCAAAAGTCCCCTATTCCTTCCTGTTGAAACAAACTGCTACAGtaggaatgaagaaagaatataagTTACACATAACTCTGTTTTCAAATCAGTCCTGTATCCTGGGAAGAAGACCCAaaatggagaaagggaagagtGAATAAATTATACTGAAGACTGCAGATCCAGAGTATGTGGGTGGTAAGTCCAGAGAATGAGGAAAGCCCATCTAGGAGGGCtggttagaaaataaaaaagtaagtgaGCAGGACTGTGTTAGGCACAGATACAAATGGAACAGGATCATAGTCCATCTTAGGATCCTATAACTCTCCATGCCTCTTATCCTTTTATAAACCACCACAAAATCTGTCTTCCTAATACATTTCATAATTTCTTTACTGTCGGTTCCAGGTTTCATTCCTCTGCATTTGCTGCAGAGAAAATCTGTACCCAGTGATATAactaaaaagattattttaaatactcCATTTTCTCAGTTTGTAAAGTATAACCCTTGGAGATCAAGGAGGTCCTTGATCAGGAGGGAAATCATCTTTGCCTTTACAACTGGTActatgttttccatctgtttgaaCTCTCGTTTTATACTAATTACCTCCCTTGACCAAAAAGGATTTATTTCAAGCTGCCTAATAAATTGATCTCTAAGTCCCCTTTTACTTCAGAACACTGGTACAAGTGAATTGATTAATTTTTAGGGTTTAAGAatggtaacttttaaaaactaaggGCAGAGAGCTTTTTAGAGTGATAGAAATGTTCCATATCAACAGGAATTTGGGTTAGACAAGTGAATGGATCTGTTAAAATGAACTGGATGGTACATATAGGAGTTGTACATTTCACTgtatgtaactttaaaaaaaaaaactaaaataagtattaaattcTAGTTAATGACATAACATACATGCTAAAAGTGTAGGGGTGAAATGTAATTATGCCTGCAACTTACTTGGAAATGCATCAAAAAAGTAAGATGGATTGATAGATAGCTAGttgaagaaatacatgaaaaagtcATTAAAACAACATGTTAACAAAGCAAATAAtatgttaacaacaacaacatgtGATATTCTTGGTGACAGGTATGTGGTATtgactgtaaattttttttcgacttttctatttgaaaattttcataataaaatgttgagtGGGAAATCACAACAATAAGGCCCTAAACCTCCAAATTCCTTATCCTACAATGAGAACTGACTCAACTCCTGAGGGCAGAGAAtgccttgtatttttttaagaatccTTCTAAGTGGGACTTGCAAAAAATGcttgttaaaatgaataaatgagaaaagttcTCTTCCCAGCCAGCTCATAAATAGGAGGTTGAATAGAAACAAGACAACCTTTTGGCAACTAAAAAAGGGTAAAACCATCAGACGGTATATTATTAAATCTGAGTTTTTATAGTGTAGATGCTATAAATGATATTTGTTgtcagggaaggaagaaaaaatatattagtatatatcaGGTCTCATGGATTAGACAGACCTTGAACTCAAATAACAAATGGCTTTGGATAGGCAGAATATATTGCCTAATGAGGGAAAAGATATGCTACTTACAGAGAATACTAAGAGAAGTTCAACCTAAGGGGATCTGTTTTAGCAGGAATAGAAATATAATACTGGATGatagggaacttttttttttttttttttgagacagagtttgactcttgttgcccaggctggagtgcaatcatgcaatcttggctcactgcaacctccacctctcagattcaagtgattctcctgccttaacctcccgaatagcgggaattacaggcatatgtcaccatacccgcctaattttgtatttttagtagagacagggtttctccatgttggtcaggctgctctcgaactcctgaccttaggtgatctgcccacctcggcctcccaaagtgctgggattacaggcatgagccaccatgccaggctgatatGGAACTTCTAAATCAAGAAAGTTTCTATTGCCTATAGTAAAGTACAGAGAGTAATAGCAAGGGTTTTTCagaagttttaagaaaataaagcattaggctgggcatggtggctcatgcctgtaattccagcactttgggaggccaaggtgggtgaattgcctgagctcaggagttcgtgaccaacctgggcaacacggtgaaatcccatctctactaactacaaaaaaatagctgggtatggcagcatgtacctatagtcctagctacttgggaagctgaggcaggagaattgcttgaacctgggaggtagaggttgcagtgagccaagatcataccactacactccagcctgggcaatagaacgagactccatctcaaaaaaataaaataaaatagagaagataaaga
This region includes:
- the ZFP90 gene encoding zinc finger protein 90 homolog isoform X2; protein product: MAPRPPTAAPQESVTFKDVSVDFTQEEWYHVDPAQRSLYRDVMLENYSHLVSLGYQVSKPEVIFKLEQGEEPWISEGEIQRPFCPDWKTRPEFKSSHLQQDVSKVSHCTDDLSRAALEDSWDVSSQLDRQQENWKRHLGSEASTQKKIVTPQESFEQNKCGENSRLNTNLVTQLNIPARIRPSECETLGSNLGQNADLLNQNNIPAKKKPYKCDKCRKAFIHRSSLTKHEKTHKGEGAFPNGTDQGIFPGKKHHECTDCGKTFLWKTQLTEHQRIHTGEKPFECNVCGKAFRHSSSLGQHENAHTGEKPYQCSLCGKAFQRSSSLVQHQRIHTGEKPYRCNLCGRSFRHGTSLTQHEVTHSGEKPFQCKECGKAFSRCSSLVQHERTHTGEKPFECSICGRAFGQSPSLYKHMRIHKRGKPYQSNNYSIDFKHNSSLTQDESTLTEVKSYHCDDCGEDFSHITDFTDHQRIHTGENPYDCDQVFNQQAISHPGEKPYQCNVCGKAFKRSTSFIEHHRIHTGEKPYECNECGEAFSRRSSLTQHERTHTGEKPYECIDCGKAFSQSSSLIQHERTHTGEKPYECNECGRAFRKKTNLHDHQRIHTGEKPYSCKECGKNFSRSSALTKHQRIHTRNKL
- the ZFP90 gene encoding zinc finger protein 90 homolog isoform X1, with the translated sequence MAPRPPTAAPQESVTFKDVSVDFTQEEWYHVDPAQRSLYRDVMLENYSHLVSLGYQVSKPEVIFKLEQGEEPWISEGEIQRPFCPGRNRGLLRFGFLSDWKTRPEFKSSHLQQDVSKVSHCTDDLSRAALEDSWDVSSQLDRQQENWKRHLGSEASTQKKIVTPQESFEQNKCGENSRLNTNLVTQLNIPARIRPSECETLGSNLGQNADLLNQNNIPAKKKPYKCDKCRKAFIHRSSLTKHEKTHKGEGAFPNGTDQGIFPGKKHHECTDCGKTFLWKTQLTEHQRIHTGEKPFECNVCGKAFRHSSSLGQHENAHTGEKPYQCSLCGKAFQRSSSLVQHQRIHTGEKPYRCNLCGRSFRHGTSLTQHEVTHSGEKPFQCKECGKAFSRCSSLVQHERTHTGEKPFECSICGRAFGQSPSLYKHMRIHKRGKPYQSNNYSIDFKHNSSLTQDESTLTEVKSYHCDDCGEDFSHITDFTDHQRIHTGENPYDCDQVFNQQAISHPGEKPYQCNVCGKAFKRSTSFIEHHRIHTGEKPYECNECGEAFSRRSSLTQHERTHTGEKPYECIDCGKAFSQSSSLIQHERTHTGEKPYECNECGRAFRKKTNLHDHQRIHTGEKPYSCKECGKNFSRSSALTKHQRIHTRNKL
- the ZFP90 gene encoding zinc finger protein 90 homolog isoform X3, which translates into the protein MLENYSHLVSLGYQVSKPEVIFKLEQGEEPWISEGEIQRPFCPGRNRGLLRFGFLSDWKTRPEFKSSHLQQDVSKVSHCTDDLSRAALEDSWDVSSQLDRQQENWKRHLGSEASTQKKIVTPQESFEQNKCGENSRLNTNLVTQLNIPARIRPSECETLGSNLGQNADLLNQNNIPAKKKPYKCDKCRKAFIHRSSLTKHEKTHKGEGAFPNGTDQGIFPGKKHHECTDCGKTFLWKTQLTEHQRIHTGEKPFECNVCGKAFRHSSSLGQHENAHTGEKPYQCSLCGKAFQRSSSLVQHQRIHTGEKPYRCNLCGRSFRHGTSLTQHEVTHSGEKPFQCKECGKAFSRCSSLVQHERTHTGEKPFECSICGRAFGQSPSLYKHMRIHKRGKPYQSNNYSIDFKHNSSLTQDESTLTEVKSYHCDDCGEDFSHITDFTDHQRIHTGENPYDCDQVFNQQAISHPGEKPYQCNVCGKAFKRSTSFIEHHRIHTGEKPYECNECGEAFSRRSSLTQHERTHTGEKPYECIDCGKAFSQSSSLIQHERTHTGEKPYECNECGRAFRKKTNLHDHQRIHTGEKPYSCKECGKNFSRSSALTKHQRIHTRNKL